One Leptospira bouyouniensis DNA window includes the following coding sequences:
- a CDS encoding DnaJ domain-containing protein has protein sequence MDKKLLLNDSLQFLGLNSGFTESELRESYHKLAKKYHPDTGEYTSDVMFVELNKHYESLKEYLLIHPEESELDPSLRPLHTDKQSKSENKSQTDNQSTSQTESGKNKPSKDPIFQEYKLAKEKETEAILRYYENRNLHPIELSSSLNHELVQLQKDLEPVLLVYANIVKQHPKSIWALDAKNSLERLRVWWAKE, from the coding sequence ATGGACAAAAAATTACTGTTAAATGACTCTCTTCAATTTTTAGGATTAAATTCTGGATTTACTGAGTCTGAATTAAGAGAGTCTTATCACAAATTAGCGAAAAAATACCATCCCGATACTGGTGAGTACACAAGTGATGTGATGTTTGTCGAATTGAACAAACATTATGAATCTTTAAAAGAATACCTTCTCATCCACCCAGAAGAGTCTGAATTAGATCCTAGTCTTAGACCACTTCACACAGATAAACAAAGCAAATCAGAAAACAAATCACAAACGGATAATCAATCAACCAGTCAAACTGAGTCTGGGAAAAACAAACCATCCAAAGATCCTATATTCCAAGAATACAAATTGGCAAAAGAAAAAGAAACAGAAGCTATCCTACGTTATTACGAAAATAGAAATCTCCATCCCATTGAACTTTCTAGTTCACTGAACCATGAGTTAGTCCAATTGCAAAAAGATCTTGAGCCAGTACTTCTCGTATATGCAAACATTGTAAAACAACACCCGAAAAGCATATGGGCTCTTGATGCAAAGAATTCATTGGAACGACTTCGTGTTTGGTGGGCTAAGGAATAA
- a CDS encoding flagellar protein FlgN, which translates to MKQVSFKQLLQKKIQLLESLVNNLKREEELLSYRDADSAVKIEFKNETLVRKLEELDIQLLEHQEMDVHTEEEIALSESVFSKLDEARTLQQKVQELLVFEMNESKKEYWDFSIKRRLKSHLVFSSGLSWTKNYC; encoded by the coding sequence ATGAAACAAGTATCTTTCAAACAATTACTGCAAAAAAAAATCCAATTACTTGAATCCTTAGTAAACAATCTGAAACGAGAAGAAGAATTATTATCTTACCGTGATGCTGATTCTGCAGTTAAAATTGAGTTTAAAAATGAAACATTGGTTCGGAAACTCGAAGAATTGGACATTCAATTATTAGAACACCAGGAAATGGATGTACATACAGAAGAAGAAATTGCACTCTCTGAATCTGTTTTTTCAAAGTTAGACGAAGCTCGAACATTACAACAAAAGGTCCAAGAATTACTTGTTTTTGAAATGAATGAAAGTAAAAAAGAGTATTGGGATTTTAGTATCAAACGTAGACTTAAATCACATTTGGTATTTTCTTCTGGCCTTTCATGGACAAAAAATTACTGTTAA
- the fliS gene encoding flagellar export chaperone FliS yields MSLARKTGASAYNEYKANEISTVSQIKLIVMLFDGAIRFLGVAKDNMTPRKYDVVNNNIIKTQDIITELLLSLNMEEGKEVANNLLSLYIYLKKRLLEANMRKDKAIIDECIKILGELKNSWEDLEKKEPQAPSQSSNQRTTGISITG; encoded by the coding sequence ATGTCGCTTGCGAGAAAAACCGGTGCCTCTGCTTACAATGAATACAAAGCCAATGAGATATCTACCGTTAGCCAAATCAAATTGATTGTGATGTTATTTGATGGGGCGATTCGTTTCTTAGGTGTTGCAAAAGACAATATGACTCCTAGAAAGTATGATGTTGTTAACAATAATATCATCAAAACCCAAGACATCATTACGGAACTACTTTTGTCTCTCAATATGGAAGAAGGGAAAGAGGTAGCAAATAACCTTTTGTCTTTGTACATTTACCTCAAAAAAAGGCTTTTGGAAGCCAATATGCGTAAGGACAAAGCGATTATCGATGAATGCATTAAAATCTTAGGGGAATTAAAAAACTCCTGGGAAGACTTAGAAAAGAAAGAACCACAAGCTCCTTCACAAAGTTCGAACCAAAGGACCACTGGCATTTCCATCACTGGTTAA
- a CDS encoding TRAP transporter large permease yields MGSWGILILLLALILLRQPLIVLMGAITVYCYYFLPEPPLESFHELNSIVGDLFFAGDKEILLAIPLFIIAGNLMTHGSIARRLIRIAQAMTAPIPAGLAIAGVFSCGIFAAISGSSPVTLIAIGGLMYPSLTKAGYPTQFSMGLLASGGTLGIIIPPSIPMIVYAIMVGVSVTDLFIAGIGPGILLMSLLMIYSVFRAGNVGRGKWDWAEIRIAWKEGVLALLMPVVILGGIYSGFFTATESAAIAVFYAILVEVFIHKELSFPKIPKIMAESAEMLGILFLILILAVSLNKFMIENEIPQNLVAKMSELISSPVTFLIGVNILLLVVGMFMDIMSAILVLAPLLAPMAVNYGINPVHFGIIMIVNLEIGYLTPPVGVNLFVASGIFKQPLGKVIQSVAPIVGLFLVGLILISWIPEISMGLVGGEAAAPSP; encoded by the coding sequence ATGGGTTCTTGGGGAATACTCATACTCTTACTTGCGCTGATATTACTCAGACAACCACTCATTGTACTCATGGGTGCGATCACTGTTTATTGTTATTACTTTTTACCAGAACCACCACTTGAATCTTTTCATGAGCTCAATAGCATTGTTGGAGATTTATTCTTTGCTGGTGATAAAGAAATCCTTCTTGCGATTCCGCTATTTATCATCGCTGGAAACTTGATGACACATGGGAGTATTGCAAGACGGCTCATTCGTATTGCACAAGCAATGACAGCACCGATCCCTGCAGGACTTGCAATCGCAGGAGTTTTCTCATGTGGTATTTTTGCTGCCATCTCAGGATCCTCTCCTGTCACCCTCATTGCTATTGGTGGACTGATGTACCCATCTCTTACAAAAGCTGGATACCCGACTCAATTTTCAATGGGACTCCTAGCTTCTGGTGGAACCCTTGGGATCATCATCCCCCCTAGTATCCCTATGATTGTGTATGCAATTATGGTAGGTGTTTCCGTAACGGATCTCTTCATTGCAGGGATTGGACCTGGGATTTTACTCATGAGTTTACTGATGATCTATTCTGTGTTCCGTGCAGGAAATGTAGGTCGTGGGAAATGGGACTGGGCTGAAATTCGCATTGCTTGGAAAGAAGGTGTACTTGCCCTTCTTATGCCAGTTGTCATTCTCGGTGGGATTTACTCAGGATTTTTTACAGCAACCGAATCAGCTGCGATTGCCGTTTTTTATGCCATCCTTGTGGAAGTGTTCATCCACAAAGAATTAAGTTTTCCTAAAATTCCGAAAATCATGGCAGAAAGTGCAGAGATGCTTGGGATATTATTCCTCATCCTCATTCTTGCGGTGAGTTTGAATAAGTTCATGATCGAAAATGAAATCCCACAGAACCTAGTGGCGAAAATGTCAGAGCTTATATCAAGTCCTGTCACCTTTCTCATTGGTGTGAACATTCTACTCCTCGTCGTAGGTATGTTCATGGACATTATGAGCGCGATCCTCGTGCTAGCTCCACTACTCGCGCCAATGGCTGTCAATTATGGGATCAATCCAGTTCATTTTGGAATCATCATGATTGTGAACTTAGAAATCGGTTACCTCACACCTCCGGTTGGGGTAAACCTCTTTGTGGCTTCCGGGATCTTCAAACAACCGTTAGGGAAAGTGATCCAATCGGTGGCTCCGATTGTTGGTTTATTTCTTGTTGGCCTGATCCTCATCAGTTGGATTCCAGAAATTTCTATGGGACTCGTTGGAGGAGAAGCAGCAGCACCTAGCCCTTAA
- a CDS encoding TRAP transporter small permease: MKFVERILNTLSFGEKWAGGICFLLLTLLMIADVSKREVIDKVLGWTLEATEAYPNTGVAGLVGDWSVYIAESIHGGTSSFLEWLGLGGIIWAQKLSLYFMLWGGLFGSALASAKGSHLRPEIADKVLPKAILHYVKIIEQWVISIFFLFLAYLSVIYVLESISLDEVNPVTEIHLWKVQMIFPYIFISMGFRHLCYGIFPSLIPSDINEATEALELAEKELSESNSGGKH, encoded by the coding sequence ATGAAATTCGTCGAACGAATTCTAAATACTTTGAGTTTCGGCGAGAAATGGGCAGGAGGGATTTGTTTCCTTCTGCTCACTCTTCTCATGATTGCTGACGTCTCCAAACGAGAAGTCATCGATAAAGTTTTAGGTTGGACCTTAGAAGCAACAGAGGCTTATCCAAACACAGGAGTCGCAGGACTTGTTGGTGATTGGAGTGTTTATATTGCTGAGTCCATCCACGGTGGGACCTCTTCCTTTTTGGAATGGTTGGGTCTTGGTGGTATCATTTGGGCACAAAAATTGTCCCTATATTTTATGTTATGGGGTGGACTCTTCGGATCTGCACTTGCCAGCGCGAAAGGTTCTCACCTAAGGCCAGAAATTGCAGACAAAGTTTTACCAAAGGCCATTTTGCATTACGTAAAAATCATCGAACAATGGGTGATTTCCATTTTCTTTTTATTCTTAGCTTACTTATCTGTCATATATGTTTTAGAAAGTATCAGTTTGGATGAAGTGAATCCCGTGACTGAAATCCACTTATGGAAAGTCCAAATGATCTTCCCTTATATTTTTATATCAATGGGATTTAGGCATTTGTGTTATGGAATTTTTCCTTCCTTGATTCCTTCCGACATCAATGAAGCCACAGAGGCTTTGGAACTTGCGGAAAAAGAACTTTCCGAATCTAACTCAGGAGGGAAACACTAA
- the dctP gene encoding TRAP transporter substrate-binding protein DctP, with translation MFLKQLKYLVCVSMTLTISGGLFAQTTVKLATVAPEGSPWANELAKIKKKIEGESQGQIKFKIYPGGQMGGENEILQQVIRGKLQGAGLTAGALANTVKELNVLEIPYLFNSYAQADCVLDEHLLEDFRKLFESKGLIFVTWAENGYRSIGTKSAPVKKPEDLKGIKIRVQESPVHIAYWKQLGVSGIPIAIPEVLPSLQTGVVEGFDNTPLFTLAAEWQTAIKYFTLTRHIYQPAAILYSKKYWDTLNDEQKKTLMGEGNKLAPGARQAVRSIEKNMIATLKKADVQVYEPTAADLAGFKSAANIVAGQVIGKIGGQSKQIYDKIQKAKAACGP, from the coding sequence ATGTTTTTAAAGCAGTTAAAATATTTAGTTTGTGTAAGTATGACCCTCACAATCAGTGGGGGTCTTTTTGCCCAAACAACAGTTAAACTCGCTACCGTTGCACCCGAAGGATCTCCTTGGGCTAACGAATTAGCAAAAATCAAAAAGAAAATTGAAGGTGAATCCCAAGGACAAATTAAATTCAAAATTTATCCTGGTGGACAAATGGGTGGGGAGAACGAAATCCTCCAACAGGTCATCCGTGGAAAACTACAAGGTGCTGGTCTGACAGCTGGAGCACTTGCAAACACGGTAAAAGAATTAAACGTTCTTGAGATCCCATATCTATTTAATTCCTACGCACAAGCTGATTGTGTTCTTGACGAACATCTATTAGAAGACTTTAGAAAACTTTTTGAATCCAAAGGACTTATCTTTGTCACTTGGGCAGAAAATGGTTACCGTTCAATCGGTACGAAATCAGCTCCCGTGAAAAAACCTGAGGACCTTAAAGGAATCAAAATCAGAGTCCAAGAATCTCCAGTTCACATTGCGTATTGGAAACAATTAGGTGTGAGTGGGATTCCAATTGCCATTCCAGAAGTACTTCCTTCCTTACAAACTGGTGTGGTTGAAGGGTTTGACAACACTCCACTTTTCACACTTGCAGCAGAATGGCAAACAGCGATCAAATATTTCACTTTGACTCGCCACATTTACCAACCAGCAGCGATCCTCTATTCTAAAAAGTATTGGGATACACTCAATGACGAACAAAAGAAAACCCTGATGGGAGAAGGAAACAAACTGGCTCCAGGTGCTAGACAAGCAGTTCGTTCGATTGAAAAGAACATGATTGCCACTCTTAAAAAAGCAGATGTGCAAGTGTATGAACCTACTGCTGCCGACTTGGCAGGATTCAAATCGGCTGCAAATATTGTGGCAGGACAAGTGATTGGAAAAATTGGTGGTCAATCGAAACAGATTTACGATAAAATCCAAAAAGCCAAAGCAGCTTGTGGTCCATAA
- the purN gene encoding phosphoribosylglycinamide formyltransferase yields the protein MGKTKRVVFLASGRGSNFSASVESIRKKKLKLDILALISDNPEAKALDLAKKFGISTKVIPYSKYASKPDYHRDLLHQIESYNPDLIVACGYMRILKPEFVRRFKNQIINVHPSLLPAFPGLDSQKQALDYGVKIAGCTVHFVWEGVDTGPIILQKAIAIRPEWNEKELSLAILKEEHKILPLAIQLFCEDKLKIKERKVEILK from the coding sequence ATGGGAAAAACAAAACGTGTTGTTTTTTTGGCTTCGGGTCGGGGGTCCAATTTTTCGGCTTCGGTGGAATCCATCCGAAAAAAGAAGCTAAAACTGGACATCCTTGCCCTGATTTCGGACAATCCGGAAGCAAAAGCCCTCGATCTCGCTAAAAAATTCGGGATTTCCACCAAAGTGATCCCTTATAGCAAATACGCGTCCAAACCAGATTACCACAGGGACTTACTCCACCAAATCGAATCTTACAACCCTGACTTGATCGTGGCTTGTGGTTACATGAGGATCCTAAAACCAGAATTTGTCAGGCGGTTCAAAAACCAAATCATCAATGTCCACCCAAGCCTACTCCCAGCCTTTCCAGGCCTTGATTCCCAAAAACAAGCCCTGGATTATGGTGTAAAAATAGCAGGTTGTACTGTCCATTTTGTATGGGAAGGAGTGGATACAGGTCCAATCATTTTACAAAAAGCGATTGCCATTCGACCTGAATGGAATGAAAAAGAATTATCCTTGGCAATACTAAAGGAAGAACACAAAATCCTTCCACTCGCCATACAACTGTTTTGTGAAGATAAATTAAAAATCAAAGAACGAAAGGTAGAAATCCTAAAATGA